In the genome of Gammaproteobacteria bacterium, the window ATGCAGATGTTTGCCGATGACGATTTTGTCGCCGTGGCTGAGCGTTTACGGGTTGAGGCAGAGCGTGTGGATGATCCGGTTGCTTGTTATCAGCAACATCTGCTCACCGCCAGAGCGTTTGTGCGGGATAACGGCATGTTGGATATGTCTGGGGAATCCATGCCCAAGGTCTCTCTTTTACCTAAGGTGCTCTGTTTTGATGAGCCTTATGGAAGTTACCTCTCCTTGGCTTCTTGGGGAGGAAATCGTACGGGGATTTGTTGGTTGGCGGGCGATGAAGGGGATGCCGCTTTGGCTCATACGGCGGTTCAGGCGGGTTGGCCTGGTCACCACTTGCAGGAAATGTTGGCAAAACAGAACAGCGAGGCGCGCAGCGTGGTACGCCGTACGAATCGGTCGGCGCTGTTTGCTATGGGCTGGGAGTTGTATGCGGAACAACTGATGGTGGAGAAGGGTTTTTTCAAGGGTGTTGAGCACCGTTTTTGGTTGCTGTTGCATCGTCTGTGGGCAGTTAAGCAGGCGCAGTTGGATTTTGCCGTGCATTGCGAGGGTTTGAGTTTAGACGAGGCCGCTGAGCAGCTGCGTCAGGTGGGGCTGTCTGAACGGCAGGTGCAAGCCAAATTACTCTGTTTTACCCGCTCTCCCACGCGACTGTTGGCGGATATTCTGGGTTGGCTTTTGATTAAGGGTATGCGTGATTATTATATGCAGCAAGAGCAGACGTTTGCTGATTTAAGTTCTTTTCATCGCCGTTTGCATGAGGTCGGACCGGTGCCTTTGCCATTGGTGGCGAGTTACGTTTTTGGTGACTCTTTTTGGCACGCTGTGTTTGAACGTACCTTTGAGTGAGCCACTGGAAAAACTGAGTCTGCACGATTTTAATAATCTAAGTAAAACCCTCAGTGTCACTGTGTATGAGTTGGCTTATTGTGTCAGCGAATCGCGGCAACGCGCGTATAAAACGCGGCTTAATGAGCGTTATTCTGCGCAGCGTTTGGGTTTAATGTTGCAACAAATGGCGCAGAAAATGGGTGCCAAGGTGCTCAATTTAGCGCGGCAAGATTATCAGCCTCAGGGTGCCAGCGCGACGCTGTTGCTCTCCGATGCGCTGGTGGCGCATCTGGATAAGAGTCACATTACCATTCACACCTACCCAGAGCAGCACCCTAAAAATGGCTTGTGTAGCTTTCGTGCCGACATTGAGCTTTCAACCTGTGGCCGTATCTCTCCATTGACGATTTTGAACGAGCTGTTGGGATGTTTTGCAGCCGAGATTGTGTTGGTTGATTATCGAGTGCGGGGGTTTACTCGTGATGAAACTGGGCAGAAGCAGTTTATGGATCATGAGATGGTCTCGATTCAGAATTTTCTTTCTGCGCCGCGCCGCGCGCAATATCAATTGCGGGATCGTAATCTGGCGACGGAAAACAGCTTTCATACCAAAATGTTAAAAAAGGCGTTTGTTTTAGCGGATTTTCTCAGTGAGTCTGAACAGGTGCGCTGTTCTGCTGCTGAATTAGAGCAGATTGAACAGAAGGTGCGTCTGGAGCGAGAGGAGCTTTTTTATGGCTGTTTGAGTGACCCGCACGCTACCACTTGTAAGCGGTACGGGTCATGATCTTTGCAGTCAGCCCCATTAGTGTTCGTACTGGCCAAGGCAGTTCGGCTCCGCCAGACTCCAGGGCCAATTGTTCGTGTTGCCTTTCATCCTCTTGCATCTGTTTTAGAATCGCCAGACTGCGCTGATCCTTTTCTGGCAGTGATGTAAAGTGCTCGTCTAGGTGCTTGATGACCTGTTTTTCAGTCTCAGCGACAAACCCTAAGCTCCACTTATCACCAGCCAAACCGGCCAGAGCACCGAGGCTAAAAGAACCGCCGTACCAGAGCGGAGAGAGACGGCTTTTGTGGCTGTTCAGCTCTTGCAGGCGTTGCTCGCACCACTTTAAATGGTCGTTCTCTTCAAGGGCGGCGTGTTCCATCTGTTGACGCACTTCGGGCAGCTTGGCGGTTAGGGCTTGGCCTTGATACAGTCCTTGAGCGGCGACTTCTCCCGCGTGGTTGATGCGCATCAAGCCCGCTGCGTGTTGTTGTTCACTTGCACTTAAGTCATGTGATTGTTGCTCTTCTGCGGGGTAGGGACGGCCTGTTGTACGGGTGTTGCCAAACAGAGTGGTGAGTCCTTTGTCGGCGTTGATTATAAGTTGATCTAATGCGGTGAGGTGGCGTTGCATATTAAATAGGCCTTTAAATTTAAATGAAACAAGAGGGTTAGTTTTGGTGGGCGAAGGGGAGGTGTCAAGTAGATAACTTTATCTTGACAAATATATAACCATATTATAATATAATGATTCGCTTTGAGTCAGAGATGATTCGGCGTTTTTCCTCCACCATCCTCCTTTGATGGTTTTTGGCGCGGTCCCTACTTACCGCGCCTTTTTTTTGCCTGATGATAAATATAGTTGTTTTACTACTTGTCAGATTCGATTTTGTCCTATAAAATCGCGCCCTTTTCCGTCAGTCCATAGCCTGATGGCTTGTATACGTTTTGGAGTATGTAATGAAGACTTTTAGTGCGAAGCCTGCCGAAGTCAAACGCGACTGGTTTGTCGTGGACGCCGCAGGCAAAACCTTAGGCCGTTTGGCATCCGAGGTTGCTTTGCGCTTGCGGGGCAAGCACAAGCCAGAATACACCCCGCATGTGGATACCGGTGACTACATTGTGGTCATCAATGCCTCTCAGATTCGAGTGACGGGCAATAAAATGAAAGACAAAATGTATCACCATCACACGGGGTACATCGGTAGCTTGAAATCCATCAGTTTTGAAAAACTGCTGGCCAAAGCACCTGAGCGCATCATTGAATTTGCCGTTAAGGGCATGTTACCCAAGAACTCCCTTGGGCGTACGATGTATCGTAAGCTTAAAGTGTACGGTGGCAGTGAGCATAACCATGCGGCTCAGCAGCCTCAGGTTCTCGATCTTTAATTAATTGAACAGCGGCGCGTGCAGCGCAGCGGTAGGTAGAAGAAAATGGCTGAAGCACAGTATTATGGCACCGGACGTCGTAAAAGCTCTAGCGCACGCGTCTTTATGCGTTCAGGTAGTGGTGACATCAAAATCAACAAACGCTCTATAGACGACTATTTTGGTCGTGAGACGGCTCGCATGATTGTGCGTCAGCCGTTGGAGAAGCTGGAGATGATGGGGAAATTTGATTTTTACATCACCGTTGAAGGGGGCGGTAACAGCGGTCAAGCAGGTGCCATTCGTCACGGCATCGCGCGTGCTTTGCTCTCCTACGATGAAGAGCTGCGTGTTGATCTGCGTCGTGAGGGTTTCTTGACTCGTGATGCACGTAAAGTTGAGCGTAAGAAAGTGGGTCTGCGCAAAGCACGTCGTGCAACTCAGTACTCCAAGCGTTAAGTTTTTTTGCACTGTTTCTGCTGTTCTGGCAGAGCTGCAATAAAAGTAGCACCGGCTTTTTGCCGGTGTTTACTTTTGGGGGATCGTCTAGTGGTAGGACTGCGGACTCTGACTCCGCCAACCTAGGTTCGAATCCTAGTCCCCCAGCCAATTGAAAAACCGCCATCTTTTAATCAGGGTGGTGGTTTTTTTTGTTTAGCTTTTCCTGTGTCTATCCTACAATCAAAAGGTCGTTTCATATTGTTCACATGATGTGAATTTTGAGGTGTGTTATGAGCAAAAGGAGTGGTTTGCTGGTGGCGATGTGTTTGTTTGCCAGTGAGTCGGTTTGGGCGTCAGGGCTGTTGGAGAGTTTGGAGGCTGAAGGACGATCTGTGGTGCTTGATAAAAGAAGTATGGCCAAACATCAATCAGGGGCGATGGTGGATCAATTTTTGTTGATACCAAAAAGTTCGAGCTGTAGCGAAGCGAACCAATTTGCTAAAGTGATTGTTAAAGGGCTTTCTAGGCGTGATTTTGAAAAAGCTTTAAGGCGTGATCACTGTGCCACTTCGCTGTTTTACAAAAAAATCTCCTATCGTGCTCGGCAACAGGTTTACGATGCCTATCTGTTGGATCCTGATTTGGCGACGTTAAGACAGATGATTTTGTCGAAAATGCAGTAAGTGATGGTGTTTGTTTGTTCGGTTAGAACTGTAAAAGGGAATTAAAGTGATTAAGATGGTTGCTGGGGTGTTGTTGCTGTTGGTGTCAATGGGTGCGGTATTGGCGCTGGAGGTGGCATTAACTGAAGAGGTCGATTTTGTAGAGGTATTTCATCAAGATCAGTTGATTCGAGTGCAGCGTATTCAGGATCAGGGGCACCAACTCTCGGGCAGTTTTAGTAAAACATCGCGTAAATGTCCGCCCTTTTGCATTCAGCCGGAGCTGGCTGCGCCTGGAGTGATTACGTTTTCGGAAATTGAAATTTTCAATTTTATGGCTAACCAAGTTCGCAGCGAGACCGGTTTGCTGGTGGATGCTCGGGTTCCCGCTTGGTTTCAGCAGGGCACCATTCCCAGCTCGATTAACATTCCCTTTACGGTGTTTAGCTTGCCCGCAGATGCGCCTGAGTTGGTGCGAGCGATGCATCGTTTTGGAGTAACGCGCCGAGGCCAAGTGGGTGGGCTGAAGCGGCAACTGGAACGTTGGGGCTTGATGGACGGGGATCGTAAAACCGATCATTGGGATTTTGTTGCTGCCAAAGAGGTGGTGTTTTGGTGTAATGGCCCTTGGTGCAGTCAGTCACCGCGTGCCATTCGAGGTTTGTTGGCGTTGGGTTATCCTGCTGATAAGATTTTTTATTATCGTGGTGGAATGCAGATGTGGCAGATATTGGGGTTAACCACAGTGGTTCCTAAGGTATTTGATTAAGTTTTTGTTGTTTTTTAGTCTACGCTCTGCCTTTCTTAACAGATTTTTACTGGATTTTTAGTCTTTTAATTGCTAATTAAGGTCGTTTAAATGCTAAATTAGTTGTTATAAAGCAACTATTTTGTCCTTTATGTCGTTTTGTT includes:
- a CDS encoding S-adenosylmethionine decarboxylase — protein: MSEPLEKLSLHDFNNLSKTLSVTVYELAYCVSESRQRAYKTRLNERYSAQRLGLMLQQMAQKMGAKVLNLARQDYQPQGASATLLLSDALVAHLDKSHITIHTYPEQHPKNGLCSFRADIELSTCGRISPLTILNELLGCFAAEIVLVDYRVRGFTRDETGQKQFMDHEMVSIQNFLSAPRRAQYQLRDRNLATENSFHTKMLKKAFVLADFLSESEQVRCSAAELEQIEQKVRLEREELFYGCLSDPHATTCKRYGS
- a CDS encoding rhodanese-like domain-containing protein: MVAGVLLLLVSMGAVLALEVALTEEVDFVEVFHQDQLIRVQRIQDQGHQLSGSFSKTSRKCPPFCIQPELAAPGVITFSEIEIFNFMANQVRSETGLLVDARVPAWFQQGTIPSSINIPFTVFSLPADAPELVRAMHRFGVTRRGQVGGLKRQLERWGLMDGDRKTDHWDFVAAKEVVFWCNGPWCSQSPRAIRGLLALGYPADKIFYYRGGMQMWQILGLTTVVPKVFD
- the coq7 gene encoding 2-polyprenyl-3-methyl-6-methoxy-1,4-benzoquinone monooxygenase; translation: MQRHLTALDQLIINADKGLTTLFGNTRTTGRPYPAEEQQSHDLSASEQQHAAGLMRINHAGEVAAQGLYQGQALTAKLPEVRQQMEHAALEENDHLKWCEQRLQELNSHKSRLSPLWYGGSFSLGALAGLAGDKWSLGFVAETEKQVIKHLDEHFTSLPEKDQRSLAILKQMQEDERQHEQLALESGGAELPWPVRTLMGLTAKIMTRTAYKW
- the rpsI gene encoding 30S ribosomal protein S9; the encoded protein is MAEAQYYGTGRRKSSSARVFMRSGSGDIKINKRSIDDYFGRETARMIVRQPLEKLEMMGKFDFYITVEGGGNSGQAGAIRHGIARALLSYDEELRVDLRREGFLTRDARKVERKKVGLRKARRATQYSKR
- a CDS encoding DUF885 family protein, encoding MDSDAPRQNANEILDYLVVAYYHAWFRFHPRLAMDAGMQDYAHLLPSLDEDRWGALLALNEKLINSLDELAVDELNKRRRLNYELLRSSAYRENQSLLKNGLNRLDPQYFLPFWALKQLEIYPVEEFKTVLLQLLAAIPEHLRGARMLLQRDEVSIPRLWLEACLQVLQQGMAYLHELPHRPVVVQNMVQSTELMALLGRAQQAVRDYECFLKHTLLPVAKTEVAVGRQTYQQMLLSQHRLPLELDVLSQTLQRQQECVVAELQKLSMQMFADDDFVAVAERLRVEAERVDDPVACYQQHLLTARAFVRDNGMLDMSGESMPKVSLLPKVLCFDEPYGSYLSLASWGGNRTGICWLAGDEGDAALAHTAVQAGWPGHHLQEMLAKQNSEARSVVRRTNRSALFAMGWELYAEQLMVEKGFFKGVEHRFWLLLHRLWAVKQAQLDFAVHCEGLSLDEAAEQLRQVGLSERQVQAKLLCFTRSPTRLLADILGWLLIKGMRDYYMQQEQTFADLSSFHRRLHEVGPVPLPLVASYVFGDSFWHAVFERTFE
- the rplM gene encoding 50S ribosomal protein L13, encoding MKTFSAKPAEVKRDWFVVDAAGKTLGRLASEVALRLRGKHKPEYTPHVDTGDYIVVINASQIRVTGNKMKDKMYHHHTGYIGSLKSISFEKLLAKAPERIIEFAVKGMLPKNSLGRTMYRKLKVYGGSEHNHAAQQPQVLDL